In Streptomyces sp. NBC_01717, one DNA window encodes the following:
- a CDS encoding FxsB family cyclophane-forming radical SAM/SPASM peptide maturase: MSRRTTPGVPACPDAAARPPVPFGQFIVKVHGRCNLACRYCYLYEGPDRTWRGRPAAAAPAVLDRTADRIAEHAATHALRSVALVLHGGEPLLVGAGRLGAFADRVRERIPGGCTLHATVQTNATLLTDARVATLARHGVRVGISLDGGLARHNTLRTDHAGRPSWPAASRGARLLADRHPDAYAGILTVVDPRTDPVEMYESLLALRPPALDLLLPHGNWTTPPPGIPDPGTPGAGPGPARPTPYGDWLCTVFDRWWPAGRRETRVRLFEECLALLLGLPAATESLGLDPVDAVVVETDGAIEQVDSLKSAYDTAAATGLDIFRHSFDDALRHPGVAARQAGAGALAAACRACPLLTVCGGGHYAHRYRAENGFTNPSVYCADLDRLVRHVADRLAAATAGDHR, encoded by the coding sequence GTGTCCCGACGGACGACGCCAGGCGTGCCCGCGTGCCCGGACGCCGCCGCCCGGCCACCCGTCCCCTTCGGCCAGTTCATCGTCAAGGTCCACGGCCGCTGCAATCTCGCCTGCCGCTACTGCTACCTGTACGAGGGCCCCGACCGGACGTGGCGCGGCCGCCCGGCCGCCGCCGCACCGGCCGTGCTGGACCGTACCGCGGACCGGATCGCCGAACACGCGGCGACGCATGCCCTGCGCAGCGTGGCCCTGGTCCTCCACGGGGGCGAACCCCTGCTCGTGGGAGCGGGGAGGCTGGGTGCCTTCGCCGACCGGGTGCGCGAGCGGATACCCGGTGGCTGCACCCTCCACGCGACCGTGCAGACCAACGCCACCCTGCTCACCGACGCCCGCGTCGCCACCCTCGCCCGGCACGGCGTCCGCGTCGGGATCAGCCTCGACGGCGGTCTGGCCCGTCACAACACCCTCCGCACCGACCACGCGGGCCGCCCCTCCTGGCCCGCCGCCTCCCGTGGTGCCCGGCTCCTCGCCGACCGGCACCCCGACGCCTACGCGGGCATCCTCACCGTCGTCGACCCGCGGACCGACCCCGTCGAGATGTACGAGTCGCTGCTCGCCCTTCGCCCACCGGCCCTGGACCTGCTGCTGCCGCACGGCAACTGGACCACCCCGCCGCCGGGCATACCCGACCCGGGGACACCGGGCGCCGGACCGGGACCGGCGCGCCCGACCCCGTACGGCGACTGGTTGTGCACCGTCTTCGACCGCTGGTGGCCGGCCGGCCGGCGGGAGACCCGGGTCCGGCTCTTCGAGGAGTGCCTCGCCCTGCTGCTCGGCCTGCCCGCCGCCACCGAATCGCTGGGCCTCGACCCGGTCGACGCCGTCGTCGTCGAGACCGACGGCGCGATCGAACAGGTCGACTCCCTGAAGTCCGCCTACGACACGGCCGCCGCCACCGGACTCGACATCTTCCGCCACAGCTTCGACGACGCCCTGCGCCACCCCGGCGTCGCCGCCCGTCAGGCAGGTGCCGGCGCACTCGCCGCGGCCTGCCGGGCCTGCCCGCTGCTGACCGTGTGCGGCGGCGGCCACTACGCCCACCGCTACCGCGCAGAGAACGGTTTCACCAACCCCTCCGTCTACTGCGCCGACCTCGACCGGCTGGTCCGCCATGTGGCCGACCGGCTGGCCGCCGCAACCGCAGGAGACCACCGATGA